Proteins encoded in a region of the Scomber scombrus chromosome 16, fScoSco1.1, whole genome shotgun sequence genome:
- the neu1 gene encoding sialidase-1: protein MFSGRGSNTETGSRLCAALWFLLSALVSLGVCLRGSAQIDPLLYEEQLLWVSGGPGEVSTYRIPVLTFTPKGSLLAFTEARKGSSSDIGAKFIAMRRSTDKGNTWSPTSFIVDDGSMMDGLNLGSVLVDEEVGSVILIYSLCFHLYQCSPASTMMVESMDDGLSWSPPRNLSVQLGVKNFAPGPGFGIQKKYNPAKGRLVVCGHGTLEGDGVFCILSDDHGRNWYNGAALKSIPYNQKKKAQDFNPDECQPVEMPDGSIIINVRNQNNYHCRCRVVVRSRDGGMSLPIDDLFFDYELVDPAVAAGALQKEGVLYFTNPSNEQHRINLTLRWSLTNGTSWENKAVQIWAGPSGYSSMTSLDSGSAEDRKFIFVIYEKGHKEYIETISFAKMHLYGGR from the exons ATGTTTTCAGGACGAGGATCCAACACGGAAACAGGAAGCCGGCTCTGTGCTGCCCTGTggtttctcctctctgctctggtGTCTCTAGGTGTTTGTCTCCGAGGATCTGCTCAG ATCGACCCTCTCCTGTACGAGGAGCAGCTGCTGTGGGTGAGTGGAGGCCCGGGGGAGGTGAGCACCTACAGGATCCCAGTGCTCACCTTCACCCCTAAGGGAAGCCTGCTGGCATTCACTGAGGCCAGGAAAGGATCGTCCAGCGATATTGGAGCAAAGTTCATCGCAATGCGGCGGTCCACGGACAAAG GAAACACCTGGTCCCCGACCAGCTTTATCGTGGATGACGGATCGATGATGGACGGCCTGAACCTGGGCTCGGTGTTGGTGGATGAGGAAGTGGGCTCAGTTATTCTGATCTACTCCCTCTGCTTCCACCTCTACCAGTGCAGCCCGGCCAGCACCATGATGGTGGAGAGCATGGACGACGGCCTCAGCTGGAGCCCGCCCAGAAACCTCTCGGTGCAGCTCGGAGTCAAGAATTTCGCCCCTGGGCCCGGCTTTGGCATCCAG AAGAAATACAACCCGGCTAAAGGAAGGCTGGTGGTTTGTGGTCACGGGACGCTGGAGGGCGACGGCGTTTTCTGCATCCTGAGTGACGACCACGGACGCAATTGGTACAACGGCGCTGCGCTGAAAAGCATCCCGTACAACCAGAAGAAGAAAGCGCAGGACTTCAACCCTGATGAGTGCCAG CCGGTCGAGATGCCGGACGGCAGCATCATCATCAACGTGCGAAACCAGAACAACTACCACTGCAGGTGTCGGGTGGTGGTGCGGAGCAGGGACGGCGGAATGTCCCTGCCCATAGACGACCTGTTCTTCGACTACGAGCTGGTGGATCCTGCGGTGGCGGCTGGAGCCCTGCAGAAAGAGGGAGTGCTCTACTTCACCAACCCCTCCAACGAGCAGCACA GAATCAACTTAACTTTACGATGGTCGCTGACCAATGGCACGTCTTGGGAGAATAAAGCTGTCCAGATATGGGCGGGGCCAAGCGGCTACTCCAGCATGACCTCATTGGATAGCGGCTCAGCAGAGGACAGGAAGTTCATTTTTGTCATCTATGAGAAGGGGCACAAGGAGTATATTGAGACAATCTCATTCGCCAAGATGCACCTGTACGGCGGCCGGTAG
- the tmem268 gene encoding transmembrane protein 268 isoform X1 — MMEDRNGVCHVMEDSEVDVQNTQTRIQPQANNNPKWSNGQCVLAVPCCSMLNPSFDLSLCRAKLEREGFQIPVTDMEEPLRTALDVPSVRRYMVFNSAHFHFILAPVLYVVVWCAVFSTLHLYITVSDYWVLCLSVSLVSIFLTTVIIFILHHSNKEISVNLDIRLIQVNERMVKHKLLVAVADWVQNCTGNIKLYFVYWDMTRCLRALTETLEEGGFATNDTQKKLKRKMSHLVLVTEVTAVDSEDVESDEQRPLLGNEDTDSRSSSSQREDAKIPPSYSLVPDASLPAQAKAYQLLMTYSAAYVKLLVSERLSGPSHHRLRTRRNHCTTAPFCLCQYIKNKILR, encoded by the exons ATGATGGAGGACAGGAACGGAGTTTGTCATGTGATGGAGGACAGCGAAGTGGATGTTCAAAATACACAAACCAGGATTCAGCCGCAGGCCAACAACAACCCCAAATGGTCAAACG gtcAGTGTGTTCTGGCCGTGCCCTGCTGTTCAATGTTAAACCCGAGCTTTGATCTGTCTCTGTGCCGCGCCAAACTGGAGAGGGAGGGCTTCCAg aTTCCAGTCACAGACATGGAGGAGCCACTGAGGACAGCTCTGGACGTTCCTTCAGTCAGGAGATACATGGTCTTCAACTCGGCCCACTTCCATTTCATTTTGGCTCCG gTGCTGTATGTGGTGGTGTGGTGTGCCGTCTTCTCCACTCTCCACCTCTACATCACCGTCAGCGACTACTGGgtcctctgcctctctgtcagCCTGGTCTCCATCTTCCTCACCActgtcatcatcttcatcctccacCACAGTAACAAAGAA ATCAGCGTGAATTTAGACATCCGGCTGATTCAGGTGAATGAGAGGATGGTGAAACACAAGCTGCTGGTGGCTGTGGCCGACTGGGTGCAGAACTGCACAGGAAACATTAAG ctctactTTGTGTATTGGGACATGACTCGCTGCCTGAGAGCACTCACTGAAACTTTAGAGGAGGGCGGCTTTGCAACGAACGACACCCAG AAGAAGCTGAAGAGGAAAATGTCCCATCTCGTCCTCGTGACCGAGGTCACGGCAGTCGACTCGGAGGACGTTGAGTCAGATGAACAGAGGCCTCTGCTGGGGAACGAGGACACGGACTCCAGGTCATCATCCAGCCAGCGGGAGGACGCCAAAATCCCCCCCAGCTACAGCCTCGTCCCTGATGCATCGTTACCTGCACAG GCTAAAGCCTACCAGCTCCTGATGACCTACAGTGCTGCTTACGTGAAGCTGCTGGTGTCGGAGAGGCTGTCGGGTCCGTCGCACCATCGTCTACGAACCCGGAGGAATCACTGCACCACTGCTCCGTTCTGCCTCTGCCAgtacatcaaaaacaaaatcctCCGATAA
- the tmem268 gene encoding transmembrane protein 268 isoform X2 gives MMEDRNGVCHVMEDSEVDVQNTQTRIQPQANNNPKWSNGQCVLAVPCCSMLNPSFDLSLCRAKLEREGFQIPVTDMEEPLRTALDVPSVRRYMVFNSAHFHFILAPVLYVVVWCAVFSTLHLYITVSDYWVLCLSVSLVSIFLTTVIIFILHHSNKEISVNLDIRLIQVNERMVKHKLLVAVADWVQNCTGNIKLYFVYWDMTRCLRALTETLEEGGFATNDTQKLKRKMSHLVLVTEVTAVDSEDVESDEQRPLLGNEDTDSRSSSSQREDAKIPPSYSLVPDASLPAQAKAYQLLMTYSAAYVKLLVSERLSGPSHHRLRTRRNHCTTAPFCLCQYIKNKILR, from the exons ATGATGGAGGACAGGAACGGAGTTTGTCATGTGATGGAGGACAGCGAAGTGGATGTTCAAAATACACAAACCAGGATTCAGCCGCAGGCCAACAACAACCCCAAATGGTCAAACG gtcAGTGTGTTCTGGCCGTGCCCTGCTGTTCAATGTTAAACCCGAGCTTTGATCTGTCTCTGTGCCGCGCCAAACTGGAGAGGGAGGGCTTCCAg aTTCCAGTCACAGACATGGAGGAGCCACTGAGGACAGCTCTGGACGTTCCTTCAGTCAGGAGATACATGGTCTTCAACTCGGCCCACTTCCATTTCATTTTGGCTCCG gTGCTGTATGTGGTGGTGTGGTGTGCCGTCTTCTCCACTCTCCACCTCTACATCACCGTCAGCGACTACTGGgtcctctgcctctctgtcagCCTGGTCTCCATCTTCCTCACCActgtcatcatcttcatcctccacCACAGTAACAAAGAA ATCAGCGTGAATTTAGACATCCGGCTGATTCAGGTGAATGAGAGGATGGTGAAACACAAGCTGCTGGTGGCTGTGGCCGACTGGGTGCAGAACTGCACAGGAAACATTAAG ctctactTTGTGTATTGGGACATGACTCGCTGCCTGAGAGCACTCACTGAAACTTTAGAGGAGGGCGGCTTTGCAACGAACGACACCCAG AAGCTGAAGAGGAAAATGTCCCATCTCGTCCTCGTGACCGAGGTCACGGCAGTCGACTCGGAGGACGTTGAGTCAGATGAACAGAGGCCTCTGCTGGGGAACGAGGACACGGACTCCAGGTCATCATCCAGCCAGCGGGAGGACGCCAAAATCCCCCCCAGCTACAGCCTCGTCCCTGATGCATCGTTACCTGCACAG GCTAAAGCCTACCAGCTCCTGATGACCTACAGTGCTGCTTACGTGAAGCTGCTGGTGTCGGAGAGGCTGTCGGGTCCGTCGCACCATCGTCTACGAACCCGGAGGAATCACTGCACCACTGCTCCGTTCTGCCTCTGCCAgtacatcaaaaacaaaatcctCCGATAA